The Campylobacter sp. CNRCH_2014_0184h DNA window TTTCTAAAAGCAGCTTCGGCTTTTTGATTATTATATTCAAGACCAGGTAATTTAATACCAACAAACCATGATATAACAAGACCTCCCAAAGAAACCAAAAATGCAATCCATACTAAGGATCCATTAATGTCTTTTAAGATAGGTAAATTAACATGCGCACTTAACATCCACAAAATTGGCACAAAAGCAATTAAAGTCATAATTGCCTTAACAAAAGCCAATCCTAAGCTTTCTATGATTTTTGAAAAATTATAAATATCTTCTTGAATTCTTTGTGAGCTACCTTCTATGTTATCATCTTTTTTTTGCCAAAATTTAATATAATCAAAAGTCATAGCCTCACGCCATTTAAAGGCATAAATACTTCCAAAATATTGTGTGATAGTAGCGATTAATACATAAGGCAATGCTAGATATAAAAATTGCTTAATAAAATGATAAAAGTCATCTATACTATGATTTTTTGCATCTTGTAAAACATCATAAAATTCTTTATACCATTCATTTATTGCAACATTAATGGAAGTTTGAGCAAGTAAAGAAGCTAGTAAAAAAAACAAACCCAAATAAGCCCACAATGCCCATTTTTTTGAATAAAAAAAAGATTT harbors:
- a CDS encoding putative transporter: MFKSFFYSKKWALWAYLGLFFLLASLLAQTSINVAINEWYKEFYDVLQDAKNHSIDDFYHFIKQFLYLALPYVLIATITQYFGSIYAFKWREAMTFDYIKFWQKKDDNIEGSSQRIQEDIYNFSKIIESLGLAFVKAIMTLIAFVPILWMLSAHVNLPILKDINGSLVWIAFLVSLGGLVISWFVGIKLPGLEYNNQKAEAAFRKELVFAEDDRKNYASDESILSLFTGLKINYKRLFLHYGYFNIWLYLFEQIMVIVPFLIMAPSLFLGLIQLGIIIQVGNAFDQVRSSFSIFITNWTTITQLRSIYKRLDEFEKNIEYRKHKLI